In the Flavobacterium pallidum genome, one interval contains:
- a CDS encoding ribosomal maturation YjgA family protein: protein MALRFHFRYFCSFLLLFATECLIAMYVHDQFVRPYVGDMLVVVLIYCFVKTFLKMESRKVALGVLLFSYLIEFAQHLHLVALLGLKDSRMANLILGNSFEWIDMIAYTVGIAVVLIVDKKYKSGVKEKLR from the coding sequence ATGGCGCTACGTTTCCATTTCAGGTATTTCTGCAGTTTCCTTTTATTATTTGCTACGGAATGCCTCATTGCAATGTATGTTCACGATCAGTTTGTGCGCCCGTATGTGGGCGATATGCTCGTCGTGGTACTGATATATTGCTTCGTAAAAACATTTTTGAAAATGGAATCCCGTAAAGTGGCCCTCGGTGTTTTGCTTTTTTCTTACCTGATCGAATTCGCGCAACATTTGCATCTTGTAGCATTGCTGGGCTTAAAAGACTCCAGGATGGCAAATCTGATTCTTGGAAACTCTTTTGAATGGATTGACATGATCGCCTATACCGTTGGGATTGCCGTGGTTTTGATTGTTGACAAAAAATACAAATCGGGCGTAAAGGAAAAACTTAGATGA